A genomic stretch from Actinomadura rubteroloni includes:
- a CDS encoding class I SAM-dependent methyltransferase, whose protein sequence is MAQPALTARGALPVHLRRLLEFSAPVPDDLCLDVAGGCAELTDALRERVRRVVTADAPGDPCSLPHPDRSFSLVTCRPSLRSLGEPAALVRELLRVCAPDGRVVLAELVRGDVTATGHAAPGSSVTALTGLIAAAGGTIGRVDAFTAERPLDPWLARTDAAAAGRIRRTLLREVDGGPVTGARPRVIGGELWFTQSWAHVAIRPQ, encoded by the coding sequence GTGGCCCAACCGGCCCTCACCGCGCGTGGTGCGCTCCCCGTCCATCTGCGGCGGCTGCTGGAATTCTCCGCGCCCGTTCCGGACGATCTGTGCCTGGACGTCGCGGGCGGCTGTGCCGAGCTGACCGACGCCCTGCGGGAGCGCGTCCGGCGCGTCGTCACGGCGGACGCGCCCGGCGACCCGTGCTCGCTGCCCCACCCTGACCGGTCGTTCTCGCTGGTCACGTGCCGTCCGTCGCTGCGGTCACTCGGCGAGCCCGCCGCCCTGGTGCGGGAGCTGCTGCGCGTGTGCGCGCCGGACGGACGGGTCGTGCTCGCCGAACTCGTGCGCGGCGACGTCACCGCGACCGGGCACGCCGCTCCGGGGTCGTCCGTCACGGCGCTGACCGGGCTGATCGCGGCGGCGGGCGGGACGATCGGGCGCGTCGACGCCTTCACCGCCGAGCGTCCGCTCGACCCGTGGCTCGCGCGCACCGACGCGGCCGCCGCCGGACGGATCCGGCGGACGCTGCTGCGCGAGGTGGACGGCGGGCCGGTCACCGGAGCCCGGCCGCGCGTCATCGGCGGCGAGCTGTGGTTCACCCAATCTTGGGCCCACGTGGCGATCCGCCCGCAGTGA
- a CDS encoding citrate synthase 2, translating into MSDFKPGLEGVVAFETEIAEPDKEGGALRYRGVDIEELVGRVSFGDAWGLLVDDSFDPGLAPAEPHILPVTSGDVRVDVQAALPTLATAYGMRPLLDIDDDEARADLARTSVTALSFVAQSARGVGVPMVPQSRVDDGRTITERFMIRWRGEPDPKHVRAIDAYWVSAAEHGLNASTFTARVIASTGADVAASISGAIGAMSGPLHGGAPARVLPMIEKVERIGDARKVVTDILDGGERLMGFGHRVYRAEDPRARVLRRTARELDAPRYEAAKALEDAALAVLRERRPDRAIETNVEFWAAVILDFAQVPTAMMPAMFTCGRTAGWAAHILEQKRTGRLVRPSARYTGPGTRPIENVTGAAEALKRNAG; encoded by the coding sequence ATGTCCGACTTCAAACCTGGTCTCGAGGGGGTCGTGGCCTTCGAGACCGAGATCGCCGAACCGGACAAGGAGGGCGGCGCCCTCCGCTACCGGGGCGTCGACATCGAGGAACTCGTCGGCCGCGTCTCCTTCGGTGACGCCTGGGGCCTTCTGGTGGACGACAGCTTCGACCCGGGCCTGGCCCCGGCGGAGCCGCACATCCTGCCGGTCACGTCCGGTGACGTGCGGGTGGACGTCCAGGCCGCGCTGCCGACCCTCGCGACCGCCTACGGCATGCGTCCCCTGCTGGACATCGACGACGACGAGGCGCGCGCCGACCTGGCCCGCACGTCCGTCACGGCGCTGTCCTTCGTGGCGCAGTCGGCGCGCGGCGTCGGGGTGCCGATGGTGCCGCAGAGCCGCGTGGACGACGGCCGCACCATCACCGAGCGCTTCATGATCCGCTGGCGCGGCGAGCCGGACCCCAAGCACGTCCGGGCCATCGACGCGTACTGGGTCTCGGCGGCCGAGCACGGTCTGAACGCGTCGACGTTCACCGCCCGCGTCATCGCGTCCACCGGCGCGGACGTCGCGGCGAGCATCTCCGGCGCGATCGGCGCGATGTCGGGTCCGCTGCACGGCGGCGCGCCCGCCCGCGTCCTCCCGATGATCGAGAAGGTGGAGCGGATCGGGGACGCCCGCAAGGTCGTCACCGACATCCTCGACGGCGGCGAGCGCCTGATGGGCTTCGGGCACCGCGTCTACCGCGCGGAGGACCCGCGCGCCCGCGTGCTGCGCCGCACCGCCCGCGAGCTGGACGCCCCCCGCTACGAGGCGGCGAAGGCGCTGGAGGACGCGGCGCTGGCCGTGCTCCGCGAGCGCCGTCCCGACCGCGCCATCGAGACGAACGTCGAGTTCTGGGCGGCGGTCATCCTCGACTTCGCGCAGGTCCCGACCGCGATGATGCCCGCGATGTTCACCTGCGGACGCACAGCGGGCTGGGCCGCGCACATCCTGGAGCAGAAGCGCACGGGCCGCCTGGTCCGGCCGAGCGCCCGCTACACCGGCCCCGGCACCCGTCCCATCGAGAACGTCACGGGCGCCGCCGAAGCCCTGAAGCGCAACGCCGGCTGA
- a CDS encoding SpoIIE family protein phosphatase has product MKSSEDPPFGAHLPPETVLNQMEMAVVVCDRFSNVIYGNAFARRLFGFGGDDDSFVGHSILSLGIAEEDHEQATELARHVLKGNVWEGTFCSMRSDGTTVYTRAHAVPLRHPSGSVDGIVIFAREALRSNQREQDRYGLLDRIGTRLAGSLELASTLRRVAATLVPQFADHCFIDLFSGDRLIRRVSRHAEDWTPPPGTWPEVGDTVVYPPGHLAEKAMNRGDAVLVEDTHRGRPGEHGDEMGITSVIAAPLLVRGELLGVMSLALSNLTRRPDPHYDGFDRDLLGAIASRVALSVDNALLFEQERETALAFQKHLLPGENPPRLDGLEIAWRYEPARPIESHGHGIQTQVGGDWYDVIPLSAGRVGLVIGDVEGRGARAAAVMGQLRAALRAFAQDDKPPADILRKLDEWVRTMTRPERTRSGWNSDELVRPPLVSCTYFVYDAWSRVLQFANAGHDPPLLVVDGEVGELGFESEGAMLGVRAPGLGGEIVYNEETAELKPGSTLVLYTDGLIDRRPKDEGEHRTREEAREMVRMAVAAAASGGVEDIAAAAYRAVPGDIADDVAIVVIRAAPDELSVRDRTFPAEPIMVSEARRLAAEAFAEWNMGEDQQELACLLVSEVVTNVVLHAATTPAPRRELVLDGPPPVQFNLDAFDEDDWDMGLGGRLGRREPPAKEFRLRLRRGREAVWVEVFDTDMRLPRIRSAGETDEGGRGLYLVDQLATRWGARPTPDGKAVWFELPLTAH; this is encoded by the coding sequence ATGAAGAGCTCGGAGGACCCGCCGTTCGGTGCGCACCTGCCGCCCGAAACCGTCCTGAACCAGATGGAGATGGCGGTCGTCGTCTGCGACCGGTTCAGCAACGTCATCTACGGCAACGCCTTCGCCCGCCGCCTCTTCGGCTTCGGCGGGGACGACGACTCGTTCGTCGGCCACTCGATCCTGTCGCTCGGGATCGCCGAGGAGGACCACGAGCAGGCCACCGAACTCGCCCGGCACGTGCTCAAGGGCAACGTGTGGGAGGGCACCTTCTGCAGCATGCGGTCGGACGGGACGACCGTCTACACCCGCGCGCACGCCGTCCCGCTGCGGCACCCGTCCGGGTCGGTCGACGGGATCGTGATCTTCGCGCGGGAGGCGCTGCGCTCCAACCAGCGCGAACAGGACCGCTACGGCCTGCTGGACCGCATCGGCACCCGGCTCGCGGGCTCGCTGGAGCTGGCGAGCACGCTTCGGCGCGTGGCGGCCACGCTCGTCCCGCAGTTCGCCGACCACTGCTTCATCGACCTGTTCAGCGGTGACCGCCTGATCCGTCGGGTGTCGCGGCACGCCGAGGACTGGACGCCCCCGCCCGGCACCTGGCCCGAGGTCGGCGACACGGTCGTCTACCCGCCGGGGCACCTGGCCGAGAAGGCGATGAACCGCGGCGACGCGGTGCTGGTCGAGGACACGCACCGCGGACGGCCCGGCGAGCACGGCGACGAGATGGGCATCACCTCGGTGATCGCCGCGCCGCTGCTCGTGCGCGGGGAACTGCTCGGCGTGATGAGCCTCGCGCTGTCGAACCTGACGCGCCGTCCCGACCCGCACTACGACGGGTTCGACCGGGACCTGCTCGGCGCGATCGCCAGCCGCGTGGCGCTGTCGGTGGACAACGCGCTGCTGTTCGAGCAGGAGCGGGAGACGGCGCTGGCGTTCCAGAAGCACCTGCTGCCCGGCGAGAACCCGCCCCGGCTGGACGGCCTGGAGATCGCCTGGCGGTACGAGCCGGCCCGTCCCATCGAGTCGCACGGGCACGGCATCCAGACGCAGGTGGGCGGGGACTGGTACGACGTGATCCCGCTGTCGGCGGGCCGCGTCGGGCTGGTCATCGGGGACGTGGAGGGCCGCGGCGCGCGCGCCGCCGCCGTGATGGGTCAGCTCCGCGCGGCGCTGCGCGCGTTCGCGCAGGACGATAAGCCGCCCGCCGACATCCTGCGCAAGCTGGACGAGTGGGTGCGGACGATGACCCGTCCCGAGCGGACGCGGTCGGGCTGGAACAGCGACGAGCTGGTGCGCCCCCCGCTGGTCTCGTGCACGTACTTCGTGTACGACGCGTGGTCGCGGGTGCTGCAGTTCGCGAACGCGGGCCACGACCCGCCGCTGCTCGTCGTGGACGGCGAGGTCGGCGAGCTGGGGTTCGAGAGCGAGGGCGCGATGCTCGGCGTCCGCGCGCCGGGGCTCGGCGGCGAGATCGTCTACAACGAGGAGACCGCCGAGCTGAAGCCCGGCTCGACGCTCGTGCTGTACACCGACGGGCTGATCGACCGGCGCCCGAAGGACGAGGGCGAGCACCGCACCCGCGAGGAGGCCCGCGAGATGGTGCGGATGGCGGTGGCGGCGGCGGCGAGCGGCGGCGTGGAGGACATCGCGGCGGCGGCCTACCGGGCCGTGCCGGGGGACATCGCCGACGACGTCGCGATCGTCGTGATCAGGGCGGCCCCGGACGAGCTGTCGGTGCGGGACCGCACGTTCCCCGCCGAGCCGATCATGGTGTCGGAGGCGCGGCGGCTGGCGGCGGAGGCGTTCGCCGAGTGGAACATGGGCGAGGACCAGCAGGAACTGGCGTGCCTGCTGGTGTCCGAGGTGGTCACGAACGTGGTGCTGCACGCGGCGACGACGCCCGCGCCGCGCCGCGAGCTGGTGCTGGACGGCCCGCCGCCGGTCCAGTTCAACCTCGACGCGTTCGACGAGGACGACTGGGACATGGGCCTCGGCGGCCGGCTGGGCCGCCGCGAGCCGCCCGCCAAGGAGTTCCGGCTGCGGCTGCGGCGCGGCCGGGAGGCCGTGTGGGTCGAGGTGTTCGACACCGACATGCGCCTGCCCCGGATCCGGAGCGCGGGCGAGACCGACGAGGGCGGTCGCGGCCTTTACCTGGTGGACCAGCTCGCCACCCGGTGGGGCGCCCGGCCGACCCCGGACGGCAAGGCGGTCTGGTTCGAGCTTCCGCTGACGGCGCACTGA
- the pdxH gene encoding pyridoxamine 5'-phosphate oxidase, with translation MNRPADQPAHDPARLRASYERGPLTEQGVPADPLALFTAWFEDVVAEGLSEPNAMVLATASADGAPNARTVLLKGYSPAGFRFFTNFTSAKGRELAENPRAALVFPWHARARQVRVTGPVERLPDAESAAYFRTRPYGSRLGAWASEHQSSVISGRDELERRYAEVASHWPEPDNLDDDADAVPLPDFWGGYRVVPETIEFWQGRPNRLHDRIRYSRALPSAARWKAERLSP, from the coding sequence GTGAACCGCCCAGCCGACCAGCCGGCACACGACCCCGCACGGCTCCGCGCATCCTACGAAAGGGGTCCGTTGACCGAGCAGGGTGTCCCCGCCGATCCGCTCGCACTGTTCACGGCCTGGTTCGAGGACGTGGTCGCCGAGGGCCTGTCGGAGCCGAACGCGATGGTGCTCGCCACCGCCTCGGCCGACGGCGCGCCGAACGCCCGGACCGTCCTCCTCAAGGGCTACAGCCCGGCCGGTTTCCGCTTCTTCACCAACTTCACGTCCGCGAAAGGGCGCGAACTGGCGGAGAACCCGCGCGCGGCGCTCGTCTTCCCGTGGCACGCGCGGGCGCGTCAGGTCCGCGTCACGGGCCCGGTCGAGCGCCTGCCGGATGCCGAGTCCGCCGCCTACTTCCGGACGCGTCCCTACGGCTCGCGCCTCGGCGCGTGGGCCAGCGAGCACCAGTCCTCGGTGATCTCCGGCCGCGACGAACTGGAACGCCGCTACGCCGAGGTAGCCTCACACTGGCCGGAACCGGACAATCTGGACGACGATGCCGACGCCGTCCCGCTCCCCGACTTCTGGGGCGGCTACCGCGTCGTCCCCGAGACGATCGAGTTCTGGCAGGGCCGTCCCAACCGCCTGCACGACCGCATCCGCTACAGCCGAGCCCTCCCGTCCGCCGCCCGCTGGAAGGCAGAGAGACTCTCCCCGTGA
- a CDS encoding type 1 periplasmic-binding domain-containing protein yields MSTSGAEPWRDRLEGLESLFERLRERPRARTGDRLRPLLVLRGTDEDDHLVTHQLVERCRVDGGPVGHLAGEDGARDLPLVLRHLVRQLSSGTRRGEPALRFPLLSMALWLLEVRGMRLLQDGAGRGGNAASSAQRQAWRVAGELAAAEEEAHRRRILRRGLLRRRQIVVPGERPGQQGRLASALGHLEQVAPIGVALVALASTTIASVVDLAAALLVGALGLSAIAGQVAARTRDRAGRRRYLWFTSERQTYLRGNRSDDFLGFALDLIYRDEPRAGPDETVERLLVAAFLQDLRQAYRRRPLRRAAWARVRHPVVVLGPFGAGAGEPARRLVERVEEVRRAELRFDPLVLVVAVTSEEEAARIADAVRIPLGDTGPVDLGALREAPDGQPFWHGYEDERRRASVQGTRRTIRVDLRRGDGASTLPVFRGRRRPRAAHPALPWLAMGVILAASVAVISFEAVRYCVPFDVWRAGDGECVGITDGSKVFAGRLGAVEGRIRRQNDAVAGSGKPYVTVVYLGAMTVDPADTNPQAQLMADTHGELIGLSMAQQERNANGGLPQLRILLANAGSRFRYGADVAARVRDLAARDRHVVAVVGFAQSMRQTNDAIDVLGRSALPMIGTASTYDGMGEQNGRFSPYYFRLAPPNRREAEVAAFWANSGRLSVGNGSGTRAKRADVFYDSRPDDLYTRNLAADFARAFHGTVTQRPYSDPSQLPGAVIEACKNDADLFYYAGRSQEFRLFLDRIANTGCGGRRIVLADDDVIIYVSDNAADLGRNQSVRLYVTPHAAREEWTARWVGPGYGVHTFFSSFDTVVDRLVGPHAPANERPSLSHAALGFDAVLAVVNAAERVYGEHGRTLPSSAAVLSELTQPGPGARPQGATGPLTFGSRDGGHEVEDKPVLLTRLEDGGRLTLVAMCGDLLAGRRTDARPSLCPPHPTKPST; encoded by the coding sequence ATGAGCACGAGCGGCGCCGAGCCGTGGCGGGACCGGCTGGAAGGGCTGGAGAGCCTGTTCGAGCGGCTGCGCGAACGGCCGCGCGCCCGGACGGGGGACCGGCTGCGGCCTCTGCTCGTCCTGCGCGGCACCGACGAGGACGACCATCTCGTCACCCACCAGCTCGTCGAGCGCTGCCGTGTGGACGGCGGCCCGGTCGGGCACCTGGCGGGCGAGGACGGCGCGCGGGACCTGCCGCTGGTGCTGCGCCATCTCGTCCGGCAACTGTCGTCGGGCACCCGCCGGGGCGAGCCCGCCCTGCGGTTCCCGCTGCTCAGCATGGCGCTGTGGCTGCTGGAGGTCCGCGGGATGCGGCTGCTCCAGGACGGCGCCGGACGCGGCGGCAACGCGGCGTCCAGCGCGCAGCGGCAGGCGTGGCGGGTCGCGGGGGAACTGGCCGCCGCCGAGGAGGAGGCGCACCGCCGCCGGATCCTGCGGCGCGGGCTGCTGCGCCGCCGCCAGATCGTCGTGCCCGGGGAGCGGCCCGGCCAGCAGGGACGGCTCGCGTCCGCGCTCGGGCACCTGGAGCAGGTCGCGCCGATCGGCGTCGCGCTGGTCGCGCTCGCGTCCACGACGATCGCGAGCGTGGTGGACCTCGCCGCCGCGCTGCTCGTCGGGGCGCTCGGACTGTCGGCGATCGCCGGGCAGGTCGCCGCCCGCACCCGCGACCGCGCCGGACGCCGCCGCTATCTCTGGTTCACCTCGGAGAGACAGACCTATCTCCGGGGCAATAGGTCCGACGACTTCCTCGGCTTCGCGCTCGACCTCATCTACCGGGACGAGCCGCGCGCCGGACCGGACGAGACCGTCGAGCGCCTGCTCGTCGCCGCCTTCCTCCAGGACCTGCGGCAGGCGTACCGGCGCCGGCCGCTGCGCCGGGCCGCGTGGGCGCGCGTCCGTCACCCCGTCGTCGTGCTCGGCCCGTTCGGCGCGGGCGCGGGGGAGCCCGCGCGGCGGCTGGTCGAGCGCGTCGAGGAGGTCCGCCGCGCCGAACTGCGCTTCGACCCGCTGGTGCTGGTCGTCGCGGTGACGTCGGAGGAGGAGGCCGCGCGGATCGCCGACGCCGTCCGGATCCCGCTCGGCGACACCGGCCCGGTCGACCTCGGCGCGCTGCGCGAGGCGCCCGACGGGCAGCCGTTCTGGCACGGGTACGAGGACGAGCGGCGGCGCGCGTCCGTCCAGGGGACCCGCCGGACGATCCGGGTGGACCTGCGGCGCGGCGACGGCGCGTCTACCCTGCCCGTCTTCCGCGGCCGGCGGCGGCCCCGCGCCGCGCACCCGGCGCTGCCGTGGCTGGCGATGGGCGTGATCCTGGCGGCGTCGGTCGCGGTGATCTCGTTCGAGGCCGTCCGGTACTGCGTCCCGTTCGACGTGTGGCGGGCCGGGGACGGCGAGTGCGTCGGGATCACCGACGGCTCCAAGGTGTTCGCCGGGCGGCTCGGGGCGGTCGAGGGGCGCATCCGGCGGCAGAACGACGCGGTCGCCGGGTCCGGCAAGCCGTACGTGACGGTCGTCTACCTCGGCGCGATGACCGTCGACCCGGCCGACACCAACCCGCAGGCCCAGCTCATGGCCGACACGCACGGCGAGCTGATCGGGCTGTCGATGGCCCAGCAGGAGCGCAACGCCAACGGCGGCCTGCCGCAGCTCCGCATCCTGCTCGCCAACGCGGGATCACGGTTCCGGTACGGCGCGGACGTCGCCGCCCGCGTCCGCGACCTGGCCGCCCGCGACCGCCACGTCGTCGCCGTCGTCGGGTTCGCGCAGAGCATGCGGCAGACCAACGACGCCATCGACGTCCTCGGCCGGTCCGCGCTGCCCATGATAGGCACGGCGAGCACCTATGACGGGATGGGCGAGCAGAACGGCCGCTTCTCCCCGTACTACTTCCGCCTCGCGCCCCCGAACCGCCGCGAGGCCGAGGTCGCCGCGTTCTGGGCGAACAGCGGACGGCTCAGCGTCGGCAACGGATCGGGGACCCGCGCCAAGCGCGCCGACGTGTTCTACGACTCCCGCCCCGACGACCTCTACACCCGCAACCTCGCCGCCGACTTCGCCCGCGCCTTCCACGGGACCGTCACCCAGCGGCCCTACTCCGATCCGAGCCAGCTTCCCGGCGCCGTCATCGAAGCGTGCAAGAACGACGCCGACCTCTTCTACTACGCCGGCCGCTCCCAGGAGTTCCGGCTGTTCCTCGACCGGATCGCCAACACCGGCTGCGGCGGGCGGCGGATCGTCCTCGCCGACGACGACGTGATCATCTACGTCAGCGACAACGCCGCCGACCTCGGCCGCAACCAGTCCGTCCGCCTCTACGTCACCCCCCACGCCGCCCGGGAGGAATGGACGGCCCGCTGGGTGGGCCCCGGCTACGGCGTCCACACCTTCTTCAGCTCGTTCGACACCGTCGTGGACCGTCTCGTCGGCCCCCACGCCCCCGCCAACGAACGCCCGTCCCTCTCGCACGCGGCCCTCGGCTTCGACGCCGTCCTGGCCGTCGTCAACGCCGCCGAACGCGTCTACGGCGAACACGGCCGCACCCTGCCGTCCTCGGCCGCCGTCCTCTCCGAACTCACCCAGCCCGGCCCCGGCGCCCGCCCCCAGGGCGCGACCGGCCCCCTGACCTTCGGCTCCCGAGACGGCGGCCACGAAGTAGAGGACAAACCCGTCCTGCTCACCCGCCTGGAAGACGGCGGCCGCCTAACCCTCGTGGCAATGTGCGGCGACCTACTAGCCGGCCGCCGAACCGACGCCCGCCCCTCCCTCTGCCCACCCCACCCCACCAAACCGTCGACCTAA
- the serC gene encoding phosphoserine transaminase, with the protein MTDSANPAIAIPDAIKPADGRFGCGPSKVRPEQLAALADSGSTYMGTSHRQKPVKSLVGRVRAGLAELFSVPDGYEVLLSNGGTTAFWDAAAFGLVRDRSQHLTFGEFSSKFAKVTKGAPWLADPSVISADPGDHPAAAAEAGVDVYAFTHNETSTGVAMPIRRPEGTSADEALVLVDATSGAGGLPVDVSETDVYYFAPQKCFAADGGLWVALASPAALARIAEISASDRYVPEFFNLSTVVDNSAKDQTYNTPAVATLLLFAEQIEWMNANGGLSWTTGRTADSSQRLYTWAEKSQYATPFVADPAKRSQVVGTIDFTDDVDAAAVAKVLRANGIVDTEPYRKLGRNQLRVGMFPAIDPADVEALTASIDYVVERL; encoded by the coding sequence GTGACCGACAGCGCGAATCCAGCCATTGCCATCCCCGACGCCATCAAGCCCGCCGACGGCCGGTTCGGCTGCGGGCCGTCCAAGGTGCGTCCCGAGCAGCTCGCCGCGCTCGCCGACAGCGGGTCCACGTACATGGGCACGTCGCACCGGCAGAAGCCCGTCAAGTCCCTGGTGGGACGGGTGCGCGCGGGCCTCGCGGAGCTGTTCTCCGTGCCGGACGGCTATGAGGTCCTGCTGAGCAACGGCGGCACGACGGCCTTCTGGGACGCCGCCGCGTTCGGCCTCGTCCGGGACCGTTCCCAGCACCTGACGTTCGGCGAGTTCTCCAGCAAGTTCGCCAAGGTCACCAAGGGCGCGCCATGGCTGGCGGACCCGTCGGTGATCTCCGCCGACCCCGGCGACCACCCCGCGGCCGCCGCCGAGGCGGGCGTGGACGTGTACGCGTTCACCCACAACGAGACGTCCACGGGCGTCGCGATGCCGATCCGCCGTCCCGAGGGGACCTCCGCCGACGAGGCGCTGGTGCTGGTGGACGCGACGTCCGGCGCGGGCGGCCTGCCCGTGGACGTCAGCGAGACCGACGTCTACTACTTCGCCCCGCAGAAGTGCTTCGCGGCCGACGGCGGCCTGTGGGTCGCGCTGGCGTCCCCGGCGGCGCTGGCGCGGATCGCGGAGATCTCGGCGTCCGACCGGTACGTCCCGGAGTTCTTCAACCTCTCGACCGTGGTGGACAACTCCGCCAAGGACCAGACGTACAACACCCCGGCCGTAGCGACGCTGCTGCTGTTCGCCGAGCAGATCGAGTGGATGAACGCCAACGGCGGCCTGTCCTGGACGACGGGCCGCACGGCGGACTCGTCCCAGCGGCTGTACACGTGGGCGGAGAAGTCGCAGTACGCGACGCCGTTCGTCGCCGACCCGGCCAAGCGGTCCCAGGTCGTCGGGACGATCGACTTCACCGACGACGTGGACGCCGCCGCCGTGGCGAAGGTCCTGCGCGCCAACGGCATCGTGGACACCGAGCCCTACCGCAAGCTCGGCCGCAACCAGCTCCGCGTCGGCATGTTCCCGGCGATCGACCCGGCGGACGTCGAGGCGCTCACCGCGTCCATCGACTACGTGGTCGAGCGGCTCTAG
- a CDS encoding metal-dependent transcriptional regulator, translating into MTSHGLIDTTEMYLRTVFELEEEGIVPLRARIAERLSQSGPTVSQTVARMERDGLLRVEGDRHLALTESGRDLATRVMRKHRLAECLLVNVIGLPWEDVHIEACRWEHVMSEEVERRLVALLDNPTTCPHGNPIPGLDELGGHGDEPGDAGTATLSMMSAVASAGGASAVIRRISEQVQGDSDLMLKLKQIGIQPGRQVTLRTTDDGVRVTVEDEPDVPEREVSRDIAQHVFVSRR; encoded by the coding sequence GTGACCTCACACGGCCTGATCGACACCACGGAGATGTATCTCCGGACGGTGTTCGAGCTCGAAGAGGAGGGGATCGTCCCCCTCCGCGCGCGCATCGCCGAACGTCTCTCGCAGAGCGGCCCGACGGTGAGCCAGACGGTCGCGCGGATGGAGCGCGACGGGCTGCTCCGGGTCGAGGGGGACCGGCACCTCGCGCTCACCGAGTCCGGCCGGGACCTCGCCACCCGCGTCATGCGCAAGCACCGGCTGGCCGAGTGCCTGCTGGTCAACGTCATCGGCCTCCCCTGGGAGGACGTCCACATCGAGGCGTGCCGGTGGGAGCACGTCATGTCGGAGGAGGTCGAGCGCCGTCTCGTCGCGCTGCTCGACAACCCGACCACCTGCCCGCACGGCAATCCGATCCCCGGCCTGGACGAACTCGGCGGCCACGGCGACGAGCCGGGCGACGCCGGCACCGCGACCCTGTCGATGATGTCCGCGGTGGCGTCGGCGGGCGGCGCTTCGGCCGTCATCCGGCGGATCAGCGAGCAGGTCCAGGGCGACAGCGATCTGATGCTTAAACTCAAGCAGATTGGGATACAACCGGGACGACAAGTGACTCTTCGGACAACTGACGACGGGGTGCGGGTGACGGTCGAGGACGAGCCGGACGTGCCGGAGCGGGAAGTGTCGCGGGACATCGCCCAGCACGTCTTCGTGAGCAGGCGCTGA
- a CDS encoding MFS transporter has protein sequence MSGGAESSVDKGARGTEAERSGLRRFAIDTRPLAYGPFRRLWLGHGVSFIGFQVTAVAAPVQVYDLTKSSLWVGVLGFVNLVPLIIFGLWGGAVADAVDRRRLLFGSSCVMWCATLLLLFQALAGLDSVAFIMVVVAVQSVGFAIASPTRSAIVPRIMDRPLVPAANTLNFTASQLGGFAGPLLAGVILARWNFSAAYGLDAVLFTLALYGALRLPPVPPLGDVKSAPGLRSVIDGLRFLGTQPVLMMSFVVDIIAMGVAMPRALFPEIADARFGGDAAVGWLFAAISIGAIVGGLSSGWIGRVRRQGAALIAAIAVWGLAVAAAGLAHSLWLAVLLLAVGGGADLISAVFRQTILQTYAPDEMRGRLQGVFTVVVAGGPRLGDLRAGATAAVAGVTASWVGGGVACAVLVVVVGLAVPAFLKYDTRTAQGPDASPPAEPSPTAQKQTST, from the coding sequence GTGAGTGGTGGCGCGGAGTCGAGTGTTGACAAGGGCGCCAGGGGCACGGAGGCCGAGCGGTCGGGGCTGCGGCGGTTCGCGATTGATACGCGTCCGCTCGCCTACGGGCCGTTCCGGCGGTTGTGGCTCGGGCACGGGGTGTCGTTCATCGGGTTCCAGGTCACGGCCGTCGCGGCGCCCGTGCAGGTGTACGACCTGACGAAGTCCTCGCTGTGGGTCGGGGTGCTCGGGTTCGTCAACCTGGTGCCGCTGATCATCTTCGGGTTGTGGGGCGGGGCCGTCGCGGACGCCGTGGACCGCCGCCGCCTGCTGTTCGGCTCGTCGTGCGTGATGTGGTGCGCGACGCTCCTGCTGCTGTTCCAGGCGCTGGCCGGGCTGGACAGCGTCGCGTTCATCATGGTCGTCGTCGCGGTGCAGTCGGTCGGGTTCGCCATCGCGTCGCCCACCCGGTCGGCGATCGTGCCGCGCATCATGGACCGGCCGCTCGTCCCGGCCGCGAACACGCTCAACTTCACGGCGAGCCAGCTCGGCGGGTTCGCCGGGCCGCTGCTCGCCGGTGTGATCCTCGCGCGCTGGAACTTCTCCGCCGCCTACGGTCTCGACGCCGTCCTGTTCACGCTGGCGCTCTACGGAGCGCTGCGGCTTCCGCCGGTCCCGCCGCTCGGGGACGTGAAGTCCGCTCCCGGGCTGCGCTCGGTGATCGACGGCCTGCGCTTCCTCGGGACGCAGCCGGTGCTCATGATGTCGTTCGTCGTGGACATCATCGCGATGGGCGTCGCGATGCCCCGCGCGCTGTTCCCCGAGATCGCCGACGCCCGGTTCGGCGGGGACGCCGCCGTCGGCTGGCTGTTCGCCGCGATCTCGATCGGCGCGATCGTCGGCGGCCTGTCGTCTGGCTGGATCGGACGGGTCCGCAGGCAGGGCGCGGCGCTCATTGCCGCGATCGCCGTGTGGGGGCTCGCGGTGGCGGCGGCCGGTCTCGCGCACTCGCTCTGGCTGGCGGTCCTGCTGCTCGCGGTGGGCGGCGGCGCCGACCTGATCTCGGCCGTGTTCCGGCAGACGATCCTCCAGACCTACGCGCCGGACGAGATGCGCGGCCGTCTCCAGGGCGTCTTCACCGTCGTCGTGGCGGGCGGCCCCCGGCTCGGCGACCTGCGCGCCGGGGCGACGGCCGCCGTCGCGGGCGTGACGGCGTCCTGGGTCGGCGGCGGCGTCGCGTGCGCCGTCCTCGTCGTGGTCGTGGGCCTCGCGGTCCCCGCCTTCCTCAAATACGACACTCGCACCGCGCAGGGGCCGGATGCGTCGCCTCCCGCCGAGCCGTCTCCCACGGCCCAGAAGCAGACCTCCACCTGA